From Deinococcus aquaticus, one genomic window encodes:
- a CDS encoding NUDIX domain-containing protein — MLALPRLLTRPRRRKDFYVNARAVIERSGPHGREVLLQRRVKPGQPRRLEFPGGQLDPFEGITDALTREVREETGLTVSDYLTDLRGTTTGTPAAEVECLTPSFVYQTRRGPVDSVGFFFRVQASGDLTERGDGAAGHEWVPLGEIHRRFQDAPNTFDWLTQAALRHLLTHDWRDV, encoded by the coding sequence ATGCTGGCGCTGCCACGACTGCTGACGCGGCCACGACGCCGGAAGGACTTCTACGTGAACGCCCGCGCCGTGATCGAACGCAGCGGCCCCCACGGGCGCGAGGTCCTGCTGCAACGCCGCGTGAAACCCGGGCAACCCAGACGCCTGGAATTTCCCGGCGGGCAACTCGACCCCTTCGAGGGCATCACGGACGCCCTGACGCGCGAGGTCCGCGAGGAAACGGGCCTGACCGTCAGCGACTACCTGACGGACCTGCGCGGCACGACTACGGGCACACCGGCCGCCGAGGTGGAATGCCTGACGCCCAGTTTCGTGTACCAGACCCGGCGCGGGCCGGTGGACAGCGTGGGCTTCTTCTTCCGCGTGCAGGCCAGCGGCGACCTGACGGAGCGCGGCGACGGGGCCGCCGGTCACGAGTGGGTACCGCTGGGCGAGATCCACCGTCGCTTTCAGGACGCGCCGAACACCTTCGACTGGCTCACGCAGGCGGCGC